In Juglans regia cultivar Chandler chromosome 5, Walnut 2.0, whole genome shotgun sequence, the following are encoded in one genomic region:
- the LOC109019589 gene encoding DDT domain-containing protein PTM-like: protein MEFVGRAVKKEFEGFGVFSGTVISYDASSGFFEILYEDGDFEELEFSELASLFEGGEEAATAAGQLAHEKPLLGRKPKKRLRMERKREVRNESGNLDTVYLNNGLEGNLNETLGTSGNLHGNGNSKDGFEGILEMGRSFGGNLRESVEVNRNSIVNVEETQENESGFGQDLEASVSVCGKADQKDNLNDGFDLNSGFNLNEEDLNDGCDAHVKSQENLRKRDCIDLNLDVNGDFDENLTQSSLGCSALGTQKRKRDFDLNLDIYEEIKDTDGDGDGVVGFRASNTSKLVEETPKKEGTGDVEGKFNVDGSVNGDYLDKLNLDINNGNLSQDIGGSLEPAARDASLVFAEGVKQEISVYSGYLEVHQSLGGLGVSGIKDCSSMEVQLEDGLSEAGATVCHQGPPCIKGSSRRKRRRLSDNLRSTTDPVLRRSTRRGSSQNPVACTVHDPLLSPAISAVTEEITAISSFEASEKSSVLPPKPQLPPSSQNLNLDDIPIIDLFSVYACLRSFSTLLFLSPFELEDFVEALKCDSPSTLFDCIHVSILQTLRKHLEYLSNEGSESASNCLRSLDWDLLDLITWPIFMAEYLLIHGSELKPGFDISRVKLFRCDYYKQPVSLKVEVLRCLSDDMIEVEAIRSELNRRSLAAEPDMVVDRSMNLDVCKKRKVTIDVSGGSCLTEDIVEDTTDWNSDDCCLCKMDGSLICCDGCPAAYHSRCVGIRSDLLPEGDWYCPECAIERHKPWMKPRKSLRGAELIGIDPHGRLYFSSCGYLLVSESCDTESIFSYYHRNDLNVVIEVLKASDVFYSDILMAIYKHWEIPLNLNEASNFDSLNHSVCLNILTKKQNLAFLMPLAPLTSSETNTVNNETDDVRKVDSINGCPGHFGSELSKPVSFIGSVIATESPYITSEGSAGATQSNADIPNFQNFGPHDSNRSAEFLALSQVPIKRPLLGDSSLTSASMDVRLENGMESADPRHYTFSITTRKGDPSQANCGIGYMNYYSFAQTASLVAEDLMHKSSEKVNENSILSEDDIISAQMKAILKKYNKFCWPNIQILNVDARKEKCGWCFSCKNPTDERDCLFKMYLGPVQEGVKNDVFGLQSKKNRRGHLVDVMCHILSIEGRLQGLLLGPWLNQHHIKYWHKSILKASDLVSIKNLLLTLESNLRPLALSTEWSRQVDSAVTMGSASHVVISSMRASSKQGISRKRVRPSEPESNPSSNAASGLGIFWWRGGRLSRQVFNWKVLPCSLASKAARQAGCTKIPGILYPENSEYAKRSRFVAWRAAVEMASSVEQLAYQVRELDLNIKWDDIENTHPLLALDKESRKSIRLFKKVIVRRKCTEGEVVKYLLDFGKRRAIPDIVKRHGSVVEESSSEKKKYWLAECFIPLHLLKNFEEKRIARKSNEMKSAKLLEIGRVKKISPQKRGFSYLFSKAQRSEYYQCRHCNKDVPIREAVSCQYCKEYFHKRHARKSAGAITAECTFTCHRCQDGMRAKIDAKRGKTGTKGGKLMSQKNKKASKDRRSVRLKCSKKASTVGHKQSQNSKKTPAVVPLRRSPRKAKCLSLPNKKRGRRKVKQIKSKKTAYKKPKRVTSWQKKRTDVYHCYWLNGLLLSRKPNDERVMRFREKNVLASSERLSVILDQPKCRLCCEPGCASTLNYIGCEICGEWFHGDAFGLDPENIDKLIGFRCHVCRKRDPPICPGVQAVKSDVSQLVEAQSNAVVDCNEEVSNAVPPLSEIACN from the exons ATGGAGTTCGTGGGTAGGGCCGTGAAGAAAGAGTTCGAGGGCTTCGGGGTATTCTCCGGGACCGTGATATCCTACGACGCTTCCTCTGGGTTCTTCGAGATCCTCTACGAGGACGGAGATTTCGAGGAGCTGGAGTTCTCCGAACTGGCTTCGCTCTTCGAGGGCGGAGAAGAGGCCGCTACCGCCGCCGGTCAATTGGCTCACGAGAAGCCGCTGCTTGGCCGGAAGCCCAAAAAGCGGCTACGTATGGAACGGAAGCGCGAGGTTCGAAACGAGTCAGGTAATTTAGATACTGTTTATTTAAATAATGGGCTTGAAGGGAATTTGAATGAAACTTTGGGGACGAGTGGGAATTTACACGGAAATGGTAATTCAAAGGACGGGTTTGAAGGGATTTTGGAAATGGGACGTAGTTTTGGAGGGAATTTGAGAGAAAGTGTAGAGGTGAACCGGAATTCGATTGTTAACGTCGAAGAAACCCAAGAAAACGAAAGCGGGTTTGGGCAGGATTTGGAAGCGAGTGTTTCTGTTTGTGGAAAAGCAGATCAAAAAGATAATTTGAACGACGGGTTTGATTTGAATTCTGGGTTTAATTTAAACGAGGAGGATTTGAATGATGGGTGTGATGCACATGTTAAGTCTCAGGAAAATCTGAGGAAAAGGGATTGTATTGATTTGAATTTAGACGTGAATGGTGATTTTGACGAGAATTTGACTCAGAGTTCTTTGGGTTGTTCGGCTTTGGGAACCCAGAAGAGGAAACGTGATTTCGATTTGAATTTGGATATTTATGAGGAAATTAAGGATACGGATGGTGATGGTGACGGTGTAGTAGGATTTAGGGCTAGTAATACTTCTAAGTTGGTCGAAGAAACCCCAAAGAAAGAGGGTACTGGAGATGTTGAAGGAAAATTCAACGTAGATGGTAGTGTAAATGGGGACTATTTGGATAAACTTAATTTAGATATTAATAATGGTAATTTGTCGCAAGATATCGGTGGGTCCCTTGAGCCTGCAGCCAGAGATGCATCTTTAGTGTTTGCTGAAGGAGTTAAGCAGGAAATTAGTGTTTATAGTGGATATCTGGAAGTCCATCAATCTCTCGGTGGTTTGGGTGTTAGCGGCATTAAGGATTGTAGTTCTATGGAAGTCCAGTTGGAGGATGGTCTTTCTGAGGCTGGTGCCACAGTTTGTCATCAGGGCCCTCCATGCATAAAAGGAAGTAGCcgtagaaaaagaagaagactaTCAGATAATTTGAGATCAACCACAGATCCAGTTTTGAGAAGGAGTACTCGCAGGGGGTCTTCTCAGAATCCTGTTGCATGTACTGTCCATGACCCATTGTTGTCCCCTGCAATTAGTGCCGTAACAGAGGAAATTACAgcaatttcaagttttgaagCATCTGAAAAGTCCAGTGTTCTTCCTCCAAAGCCGCAGCTGCCCCCTTCTtcacaaaatttgaatttagatgACATTCCCATTATTGACCTTTTTTCTGTCTATGCGTGTTTAAGATCGTTTAGTACTTTGCTATTCCTGAGTCCCTTTGAGTTGGAGGATTTTGTAGAGGCACTGAAGTGCGATTCTCCTAGTACATTGTTTGATTGCATTCATGTTTCTATTTTGCAAACTCTGAGGAAGCATTTGGAGTACCTTTCAAATGAAGGGTCCGAGTCTGCTTCTAATTGCTTAAG GAGTCTTGACTGGGATTTGCTAGACTTAATTACATGGCCCATTTTTATGGCCGAGTATCTACTGATTCATGGTTCAGAATTGAAACCTGGTTTTGATATCAGTCGCGTAAAGCTATTCAGATGTGACTACTACAAACAACCTGTTTCTTTAAAGGTTGAGGTACTTCGGTGTCTGTCTGATGATATGATTGAAGTGGAAGCTATAAGGTCTGAGCTTAATAGAAGATCTTTGGCAGCTGAGCCTGATATGGTTGTCGATCGGAGTATGAACCTTGATGTTTGCAAGAAAAGGAAGGTTACCATAGATGTTTCTGGTGGCTCTTGCTTAACAGAGGATATTGTGGAGGACACCACTGACTGGAATAGTGATGATTGCTGCCTTTGTAAGATGGATGGAAGCTTAATATGCTGTGATGGTTGTCCTGCTGCATACCATTCAAGGTGTGTAGGAATTCGAAGTGATCTTTTGCCAGAGGGTGACTGGTACTGCCCTGAATGTGCAATTGAAAGACATAAGCCTTGGATGAAACCACGGAAGTCACTGCGGGGAGCAGAGTTAATAGGAATTGATCCTCATGGTCGGCTATATTTTAGCAGCTGTGGCTACTTGTTGGT GTCAGAGTCTTGTGACACTGAGTCCATTTTCAGTTACTACCACAGGAATGATCTGAACGTTGTTATTGAGGTTTTAAAGGCTTCAGATGTTTTCTATAGTGATATTTTAATGGCTATCTACAAGCACTGGGAAATCCCTTTGAACTTGAATGAAGCTAGTAATTTCGACTCGCTGAACCATTCTGTATGCTTAAACATTCTTACTAAGAAGCAAAACCTGGCTTTTTTAATGCCCTTGGCACCACTGACATCTTCAGAAACAAATACAGTTAATAATGAGACTGATGATGTAAGAAAAGTGGATTCTATTAATGGATGCCCTGGTCATTTTGGCAGCGAGCTTTCAAAGCCTGTGAGCTTCATAGGTTCTGTGATTGCCACAGAAAGTCCATATATAACTTCAGAAGGATCAGCTGGAGCCACACAATCGAATGCAGACattccaaattttcaaaattttgggcCCCATGACTCAAATAGATCTGCTGAATTCTTAGCTCTGTCGCAAGTACCGATAAAGCGCCCACTTTTGGGAGACAGTTCTCTGACGTCTGCCAGCATGGATGTCAGACTAGAAAATGGTATGGAATCTGCAGATCCTCGGCATTACACGTTTTCTATAACCACTAGAAAAGGGGACCCATCACAAGCAAATTGTGGGATTGGCTATATGAACTACTACAGTTTTGCACAAACTGCCTCATTAGTTGCAGAGGACTTGATGCATAAATCATCAGAGAAAGTCAATGAAAACTCAATATTGTCTGAGGATGATATAATTTCAGCACAAATGAAGGccattttgaaaaagtataacAAGTTTTGTTGGCCAAATATTCAGATACTAAATGTAGATGCAAGGAAAGAGAAGTGTGGATGGTGTTTTTCGTGTAAAAATCCAACCGATGAAAGAGATTGCTTGTTTAAAATGTATTTGGGGCCTGTTCAGGAAGGTGTTAAAAATGATGTCTTTGGTCTTCAATCAAAAAAGAACAGGAGAGGCCATCTTGTAGATGTCATGTGTCATATTCTCTCCATTGAAGGTCGTCTGCAAGGGCTTTTGTTGGGTCCATGGCTGAACCAACATCATATCAAGTACTGGCATAAAAGTATTCTGAAGGCTTCTGATCTAGTGTCCATTAAAAACTTATTGCTCACA TTGGAATCAAATTTGCGTCCTCTTGCACTCTCAACTGAGTGGTCAAGACAGGTGGATTCTGCTGTTACCATGGGTTCAGCTTCTCATGTTGTAATAAGTTCAATGCGTGCATCCTCAAAACAAGGGATTAGCCGAAAGAGGGTTAGGCCTTCAGAACCTGAGTCCAATCCTTCTTCGAATGCTGCTAGTGGATTGGGTATATTCTGGTGGAGGGGTGGTAGGCTTTCTCGTCAGGTGTTTAATTGGAAGGTTCTGCCTTGCTCCTTGGCTTCCAAGGCTGCCAGACAAG CTGGGTGCACAAAGATACCAGGCATATTATATCCTGAGAATTCAGAATATGCAAAGAGAAGCAGATTTGTTGCTTGGCGAGCTGCTGTTGAGATGGCATCTAGTGTAGAGCAGCTTGCTTACCAG GTTAGAGAGCTTGATTTGAACATTAAGTGGGATGACATTGAAAACACACATCCTCTCCTTGCATTGGACAAGGAATCTAGAAAATCAATCAGGCTTTTTAAGAAAGTTATTGTTAGAAGGAAATGCACTGAAGGGGAAGTGGTGAAGTACCTTCTTGATTTTGGCAAGAGAAGAGCTATCCCTGACATTGTTAAAAGACATGGGTCTGTGGTGGAAGAATCCTCTAgtgaaaagaagaaatattGGTTGGCCGAATGTTTTATTCCATTgcatcttttgaaaaatttcgAGGAGAAAAGAATTGCCCGCAAATCTAATGAGATGAAATCTGCAAAGCTTCTTGAGATTGGTAGAGTAAAAAAGATATCCCCCCAGAAAAGGGGATTTTCgtatttgttttcaaaagcGCAAAGATCTGAGTATTATCAGTGTCGGCACTGCAATAAAGATGTGCCGATCAG GGAGGCTGTGAGCTGCCAGTACTGCAAAG AATACTTTCATAAAAGGCATGCCAGGAAGTCTGCTGGGGCCATCACTGCTGAGTGTACATTTACATGCCACCGATGCCAGGATGGGATGCGTGCCAAGATTGATGCAAAAAGAGGGAAAACTGGCACAAAAGGAGGGAAACTAATgtcacagaaaaataaaaaagcctcAAAAGATCGCAGGTCAGTGAGACTGAAATGCAGTAAAAAAGCCTCGACAGTTGGACACAAACAATCACAAAACAGTAAAAAAACTCCAGCTGTCGTGCCTCTACGTCGTTCACCTAGGAAAGCTAAATGCTTGTCACTGCCAAATAAAAAGCGTGGACGCAGGAAAGTGAAGCAGatcaaatccaagaaaacagCATATAAGAAACCAAAGAGAGTTACTTCTTGGCAGAAGAAGAGAACAGATGTTTACCACTGTTACTGGCTCAATGGTCTTCTGTTGTCTAGGAAGCCAAATGATGAACGAGTAATGCGTTTTAGGGAGAAAAATGTTCTTGCCTCTTCTGAAAGACTGTCGGTAATTCTTGATCAGCCCAAATGCCGTCTTTGTTGTGAACCAGGTTGTGCATCTACATTAAACTATATTGGTTGCGAAATATGTGGAG AGTGGTTTCATGGAGATGCTTTTGGACTTGATCCAGAGAACATCGATAAGCTTATTGGATTTAGGTGCCATGTATGTCGCAAAAGGGACCCTCCTATCTGCCCCGGTGTGCAGGCTGTGAAGAGTGATGTGTCACAGTTGGTTGAGGCACAAAGTAATGCTGTGGTTGATTGTAACGAAGAAGTATCTAATGCTGTTCCACCATTGAGTGAG ATTGCATGTAATTGA